A window of Prolixibacter sp. SD074 contains these coding sequences:
- a CDS encoding aminodeoxychorismate/anthranilate synthase component II: MRVLIFDNYDSFTYNLVQLVEQWGGDEVVVRKNDEVTLDEVAGFDRIIFSPGPGLPEDVPLMGEIIRQLGSSIPMLGVCLGHQAVAEAFGGKLKHLDAIYHGTVIQTKALVHDLLFENIPAVFDTGLYHSWAVDDAGFPEELEITARGETGNIMALRHRTWPVRGIQFHPESIMTPDGRKMIENWLSGL, from the coding sequence ATGCGGGTGCTGATTTTCGATAACTACGATTCGTTTACTTACAACCTGGTGCAGCTTGTAGAGCAGTGGGGCGGAGATGAAGTGGTTGTTCGGAAGAACGATGAAGTAACGCTAGACGAAGTGGCGGGTTTCGATCGCATCATCTTTTCGCCCGGACCAGGTTTGCCTGAAGATGTACCATTGATGGGGGAAATTATTCGCCAATTGGGATCGTCAATTCCTATGTTGGGCGTTTGTCTCGGGCATCAGGCTGTTGCCGAAGCTTTTGGCGGTAAACTGAAACACCTGGATGCCATTTATCACGGCACCGTCATTCAAACCAAAGCACTGGTTCATGATTTGCTTTTTGAGAATATTCCTGCTGTTTTTGATACAGGTCTTTATCATTCCTGGGCGGTGGACGATGCCGGTTTCCCGGAAGAACTGGAAATAACGGCCCGTGGCGAAACCGGAAACATTATGGCCTTGCGACACCGTACCTGGCCTGTTAGGGGAATTCAGTTTCATCCTGAATCAATCATGACACCGGATGGGAGGAAAATGATCGAGAATTGGTTGAGCGGACTGTAG
- the ribH gene encoding 6,7-dimethyl-8-ribityllumazine synthase, protein MATKDLSAYDMEKVPSSENMKFGIVVSEWNDEVTGALVRGAVETLKKHGTKDENIRVKHVPGSFELTLGGQLFAENTDVDAVLLLGCVIQGETRHFDFICEGVSQGATHLNIKFNLPVIFGVLTTDNQQQALDRAGGKHGNKGDEAAITAIKMVALQRDLENGE, encoded by the coding sequence ATGGCTACAAAAGATTTATCTGCATACGATATGGAAAAGGTTCCATCGTCCGAAAACATGAAATTCGGTATCGTGGTATCGGAATGGAACGATGAAGTAACCGGAGCGCTGGTGCGCGGCGCTGTTGAAACACTGAAAAAGCACGGAACAAAAGACGAAAACATTCGGGTAAAACACGTACCCGGAAGTTTTGAATTAACCCTGGGCGGTCAGCTTTTCGCTGAAAATACCGACGTAGATGCTGTTCTGTTGCTTGGTTGTGTTATACAGGGAGAAACCCGGCACTTCGACTTTATTTGTGAAGGTGTTTCTCAGGGAGCGACTCATTTGAACATAAAATTCAATTTGCCGGTAATTTTCGGTGTTTTAACCACCGATAATCAGCAACAGGCCCTCGACCGTGCCGGCGGCAAACATGGCAATAAAGGCGATGAAGCAGCCATTACTGCCATTAAGATGGTTGCCCTTCAACGTGATTTGGAAAATGGTGAGTAA
- a CDS encoding CTP synthase, translated as MAATKYIFVTGGVTSSLGKGIIASSLAKLLQSRGYRVTIQKLDPYINVDPGTLNPYEHGECFVTEDGAETDLDLGHYERFLNTPTSQANNVTTGRIYQSVINKERRGDYLGKTVQIIPHITDEIKRYIRVLGSKKKFDVVISEIGGTVGDIESLPYIEAVRQLKWELGENALIVHLTLVPYLSASGELKTKPTQHSVKMLLENGVQPDVLVLRTEHQLTPDIKRKVAQFCNVEKEAVIESIDVPTIYEVPIKMKEEQLDEIVLKKLRLPLGVSPQLEAWNDFLRRCKNPKQKIKIGLIGKYVELHDAYKSISEALIHAGAANEAHVEIAWIHSERVNQENLERKLAGCDGILVAPGFGHRGIDGKILATRYARENKIPFFGICLGMQIAVIEFAQNVLNMCGADSSEMNPSTKYPVIDLMEGQKGIIEKGGTMRLGAYACQLKKDSKAFAAYNRGKVHERHRHRYEFNDKYLKDFESAGMKAVGINPETRLVEVMEIPEHPWFVGVQFHPEYSSTVLKPHPLFVAFVDAVLKNKE; from the coding sequence GTGGCAGCAACGAAGTATATTTTTGTGACCGGCGGTGTAACCTCTTCGCTGGGGAAAGGGATTATCGCTTCCTCTTTGGCTAAGTTATTGCAATCCAGGGGATACCGGGTGACCATTCAGAAGCTTGATCCATACATTAATGTCGATCCCGGAACATTGAATCCTTACGAGCATGGAGAGTGTTTTGTAACGGAAGATGGAGCAGAAACCGATTTAGACCTTGGACATTATGAACGATTTTTGAATACACCTACTTCGCAAGCCAACAACGTTACTACAGGCCGTATTTACCAATCGGTTATAAATAAAGAGCGCCGCGGCGATTACCTTGGGAAAACGGTACAGATTATTCCACATATCACCGACGAAATTAAACGTTACATTAGGGTCCTCGGCTCGAAGAAGAAATTTGACGTAGTGATTTCGGAAATCGGTGGTACAGTTGGTGATATCGAATCGTTGCCATATATCGAGGCTGTGCGACAATTGAAATGGGAGTTAGGGGAGAATGCACTTATTGTTCATCTGACGCTTGTTCCTTACTTATCCGCATCTGGTGAGTTGAAAACAAAACCGACCCAGCACTCGGTAAAAATGTTGCTTGAAAACGGAGTGCAGCCCGATGTACTGGTATTGCGTACTGAGCATCAACTGACCCCGGATATTAAACGCAAAGTAGCTCAGTTCTGTAATGTTGAGAAAGAAGCTGTAATTGAGTCGATTGACGTACCGACGATTTACGAGGTGCCGATTAAGATGAAGGAAGAACAACTGGATGAAATTGTGTTGAAGAAACTGAGACTCCCTCTCGGTGTTTCGCCCCAGCTTGAAGCCTGGAATGATTTCTTGCGCCGGTGCAAAAATCCGAAGCAAAAGATTAAGATTGGCTTGATTGGAAAATATGTTGAGCTGCACGATGCTTATAAATCTATTTCCGAAGCGTTGATTCATGCCGGTGCCGCCAACGAAGCGCATGTTGAAATTGCCTGGATTCATTCAGAACGTGTCAACCAGGAAAATCTGGAGCGTAAACTGGCAGGCTGTGACGGAATTTTGGTTGCACCGGGATTTGGACATCGGGGTATTGACGGAAAAATTCTGGCTACCCGTTATGCCCGCGAGAATAAGATTCCTTTCTTCGGTATTTGTTTGGGGATGCAAATCGCTGTGATTGAATTTGCACAAAATGTTCTCAACATGTGTGGTGCCGATTCAAGTGAAATGAACCCCTCTACAAAATATCCGGTTATAGACCTGATGGAAGGACAAAAAGGCATTATCGAGAAGGGCGGGACCATGCGGCTCGGCGCTTATGCCTGCCAGTTAAAGAAAGATTCGAAAGCGTTTGCTGCCTACAACAGAGGAAAAGTACATGAACGTCACCGTCACCGGTACGAGTTCAATGACAAATATCTCAAAGATTTTGAAAGCGCAGGAATGAAAGCTGTTGGGATAAATCCTGAGACCCGTTTGGTCGAAGTAATGGAAATTCCCGAACATCCATGGTTTGTTGGTGTACAGTTTCATCCGGAATACAGCAGTACAGTTCTGAAGCCACATCCGTTATTTGTTGCTTTTGTCGATGCTGTATTGAAAAATAAAGAGTAA
- a CDS encoding aminotransferase class IV family protein produces the protein MCQFIETICIRNGEPERLIWHNERLNRTRQEVVAHVDRIDLIDYLSIPVKAKNGLFKCRVTYREKIEKVEFEPYSMRPVHSLRLVNANDVDYQYKYANREKLQDLFAQRGDADDVLLVKNGFITDTSYANIVFRKGKKWYTPDTPLLPGTRRACYLNQSKIKLLPIRPEMLPEFDEARLINAMVSLEESPVIPIKNIKW, from the coding sequence ATGTGCCAATTCATTGAAACCATCTGTATCCGAAATGGAGAGCCGGAACGACTTATATGGCATAACGAACGCCTGAACCGAACACGGCAGGAAGTCGTTGCCCATGTCGACAGAATCGATTTAATCGATTACTTAAGTATTCCGGTGAAAGCGAAAAATGGCCTTTTTAAATGCCGTGTTACCTACCGGGAAAAGATTGAGAAGGTTGAATTTGAGCCTTATTCCATGCGGCCGGTGCATTCGCTTCGTTTGGTGAATGCCAATGATGTTGATTACCAATATAAATATGCCAACCGGGAAAAACTGCAAGATTTGTTTGCTCAACGTGGCGATGCCGATGATGTGCTATTGGTCAAAAACGGGTTCATCACCGATACATCGTATGCAAATATTGTTTTCAGGAAAGGAAAAAAATGGTATACGCCGGATACACCTTTGTTACCTGGTACCCGCCGGGCCTGTTACCTCAACCAAAGCAAAATTAAACTTCTCCCCATTCGTCCGGAAATGTTGCCGGAATTCGACGAAGCACGCCTCATCAATGCGATGGTTTCATTGGAAGAATCACCGGTAATTCCAATTAAAAATATAAAATGGTAG
- the recF gene encoding DNA replication/repair protein RecF (All proteins in this family for which functions are known are DNA-binding proteins that assist the filamentation of RecA onto DNA for the initiation of recombination or recombinational repair.), which produces MYIKELSVINFKNLQQVELEFSPKLNCFIGNNGVGKTNLLDGIYYLSFCKSYFNSVDSQNIRHEDEFFVLQGQYSRLDEDENIYCGFQKGQKKKFRRNKKEYKRLSEHIGLLPLVMISPSDTRLIMGGGDERRKFMDSVISQNDRQYLEHLIRYNRALLQRNNLLKYFAANRVFEPDSLEVWDAQLVMLGEKIHKRRQEFLGELQPIFQKYYDFISDGHEQVTLEYQSQLNDGDFAGQLTEALPRDRVLQFTSVGIHKDDLDLKLGDFPMKKMGSQGQKKTYLVALKLAQFDFIRSVNEAMPMLLLDDIFDKLDGERVEKIVKLVSENTFGQIFITDTNREHLDRIIPRVGADYRIFRVTDGAVVENGNNGKHEV; this is translated from the coding sequence ATGTACATTAAGGAATTATCTGTCATTAATTTTAAGAACCTGCAACAGGTTGAATTGGAATTTTCGCCCAAATTAAATTGTTTCATTGGAAACAACGGAGTAGGGAAAACCAACCTATTGGATGGTATCTATTATCTTTCTTTCTGCAAAAGCTATTTTAATTCGGTCGATTCACAGAATATCCGCCACGAAGATGAGTTTTTTGTGTTGCAGGGACAATATAGCCGCCTGGATGAGGATGAGAACATTTATTGTGGGTTCCAGAAAGGGCAGAAAAAGAAATTCCGTCGTAATAAGAAAGAGTATAAGCGACTGTCGGAACATATCGGCCTTTTACCATTAGTAATGATTTCCCCTTCAGACACACGTTTGATAATGGGGGGGGGCGATGAGCGCCGTAAGTTCATGGATAGTGTGATTTCGCAAAACGACCGGCAATATCTCGAACATCTGATTCGGTACAACCGGGCACTTCTTCAGCGTAATAATCTACTGAAATACTTTGCTGCCAATCGCGTTTTCGAACCCGACAGTCTGGAAGTTTGGGATGCTCAACTGGTTATGCTGGGCGAAAAAATTCATAAGCGCCGGCAGGAGTTTCTTGGGGAGCTACAACCTATTTTCCAGAAATATTACGACTTTATTTCGGATGGCCATGAACAGGTTACATTGGAATATCAGTCGCAGCTGAATGATGGCGATTTTGCCGGACAATTAACGGAAGCGCTTCCGCGTGACCGGGTTTTGCAATTTACTTCGGTGGGAATTCATAAAGACGATTTAGATTTGAAACTTGGTGATTTTCCGATGAAGAAAATGGGATCGCAGGGGCAGAAGAAAACTTACCTGGTGGCCCTGAAGCTTGCTCAATTCGATTTTATCCGTTCGGTGAACGAGGCCATGCCCATGCTTCTCCTTGATGATATTTTTGACAAGCTGGATGGCGAACGAGTGGAAAAGATCGTCAAACTCGTTTCAGAAAATACGTTCGGGCAGATTTTCATTACCGATACCAACCGGGAGCATCTCGATCGGATTATTCCCCGTGTGGGTGCCGACTACCGCATTTTCCGGGTAACCGATGGGGCGGTCGTTGAGAATGGAAATAATGGGAAGCACGAAGTGTGA
- a CDS encoding DUF721 domain-containing protein, with protein sequence MRRSETQSLGSVIKEYLKESRMDGKLAEVEAINSWEAIIGKTIARATTNIYIKNGVLYVHLRSSIVRNELFMMRHQIVDAMNNHVGRQVIREIVLR encoded by the coding sequence ATGCGAAGAAGCGAAACACAGTCATTGGGTAGTGTGATTAAGGAATACCTGAAAGAATCGCGGATGGACGGGAAACTGGCCGAAGTGGAAGCGATCAATTCATGGGAGGCCATTATTGGGAAAACCATTGCCCGGGCCACCACCAACATTTACATCAAAAATGGCGTGTTGTATGTACATCTCCGTTCTTCCATTGTGCGCAATGAGCTCTTCATGATGCGTCATCAGATAGTTGATGCGATGAACAACCACGTTGGGCGTCAGGTCATTCGCGAAATTGTTCTCCGTTAA
- a CDS encoding tol-pal system YbgF family protein: MPSRLHDLKIKEIKNTMSKGKNKHTNENLQEVEHALTSSEQFFEKNQKIITYIFVVGVIIAIAFLAFHRYYKIPREKKAQSQMFVAEEYFQKDSFNLALNGDGNYPGFLDILDEYGSTTSGHLARYYTGIAYLHLGQYEQAIEYLDDFSTDDPLLGPIAKGATGDAYAELGNNDKAVSRYMDAANMNDNDFSTPIYLMKAGNLYGTMGNYDGALNVYKTIKEKYPESNEGRQIDKYIARIKILAKK; the protein is encoded by the coding sequence TTGCCTTCACGTTTACACGACCTGAAAATTAAAGAGATAAAAAATACGATGAGTAAAGGAAAAAACAAACACACCAATGAAAACCTACAGGAAGTTGAACACGCGCTGACGTCAAGTGAACAGTTTTTTGAAAAGAATCAAAAGATCATCACTTACATTTTTGTAGTTGGCGTTATCATAGCCATCGCTTTCCTGGCCTTCCACAGGTATTACAAAATTCCGCGGGAGAAAAAAGCACAGTCTCAAATGTTTGTTGCCGAAGAATATTTCCAGAAAGATTCATTCAACCTGGCTCTTAACGGCGATGGTAACTATCCTGGTTTCCTCGATATTTTGGATGAGTACGGAAGCACAACATCTGGTCACCTGGCACGTTATTATACCGGAATCGCTTATCTGCATCTTGGCCAGTACGAACAGGCTATTGAATACCTTGACGATTTCAGTACCGATGACCCGCTGCTCGGACCAATTGCCAAAGGCGCTACCGGTGATGCATATGCCGAACTGGGGAATAACGACAAAGCAGTAAGCCGATATATGGATGCTGCCAACATGAACGACAACGATTTTTCAACTCCTATTTACCTAATGAAAGCAGGAAACCTATATGGAACCATGGGTAATTATGACGGTGCGCTGAACGTCTACAAAACGATTAAGGAAAAGTACCCGGAAAGCAACGAGGGAAGGCAGATTGATAAATACATCGCCCGCATTAAAATCCTGGCGAAAAAATAA
- a CDS encoding aminodeoxychorismate synthase component I: MEKVLILMRKTTPFFGMSEHFAEKMNRLAAQHQPFLFVLDFKLKAPLVLELSEATAQGILFDVDGQRNFRPAAFPKKAVQFRKHPVSYDTYREGFDNVMRHIRHGNSFLTNLTFPTPVETNLSSEEIFHRSTAPYKLLVPGKCVVFSPEIFVKITDGKIASYPMKGTIDAAIPNAADQILNDRKETAEHNTIVDLIRNDLSMVAKNVHVSRFRYIDEVQTHEKTLLQVSSEISGDLPSGYHFNIGSIMAALLPAGSISGAPKQKTVEIISESEIDKRGYYTGVFGLFDGHNLDSAVMIRYIAQENGRMVFRSGGGITVFSEPEKEYQEMIDKVYVPIH, encoded by the coding sequence GTGGAAAAAGTATTAATTTTGATGCGCAAAACTACACCATTCTTTGGCATGAGTGAACATTTCGCGGAAAAAATGAACCGGCTGGCCGCACAACATCAACCGTTTCTGTTCGTGCTTGATTTCAAACTTAAGGCACCGTTGGTGCTGGAATTATCTGAAGCAACTGCCCAGGGCATTTTGTTCGACGTGGACGGCCAACGAAATTTCAGACCGGCCGCTTTCCCGAAAAAAGCTGTACAGTTCCGGAAACATCCGGTATCATATGACACCTACCGGGAAGGCTTCGACAATGTAATGCGGCATATTCGGCACGGCAACTCGTTCCTCACCAATCTCACATTTCCCACTCCTGTGGAAACCAATTTATCATCTGAAGAGATTTTCCATCGCAGCACTGCACCCTATAAGTTGCTGGTTCCTGGCAAATGCGTTGTTTTTTCTCCGGAAATTTTCGTCAAAATCACCGATGGGAAAATAGCATCATACCCGATGAAAGGCACCATCGATGCAGCTATTCCCAATGCTGCCGACCAGATTCTAAACGATCGGAAAGAAACAGCTGAACACAACACAATTGTCGACCTGATTCGAAACGATTTGTCGATGGTGGCGAAAAATGTGCACGTTTCCCGATTCCGGTACATCGACGAAGTGCAAACGCATGAAAAAACGCTGCTGCAGGTTAGTTCTGAGATTTCCGGTGACCTGCCTTCAGGCTATCATTTCAACATTGGAAGCATAATGGCTGCGTTGCTTCCGGCGGGTTCCATTTCCGGGGCACCGAAACAAAAAACGGTGGAAATCATCAGCGAATCAGAAATTGATAAACGTGGATATTACACCGGCGTATTTGGCCTTTTTGATGGTCATAATCTCGATTCAGCCGTGATGATTCGGTATATTGCACAGGAAAACGGACGAATGGTGTTTCGCAGTGGCGGAGGCATCACCGTATTCAGCGAACCGGAAAAAGAATATCAGGAAATGATTGACAAAGTGTATGTGCCAATTCATTGA
- the yidC gene encoding membrane protein insertase YidC — MDRNTIRGLVLIFVILIGFSYFNKPSREEVDAAKRKRDSIEQVQAEQQRIAEQKAKEVTAPKEQEKPDSTVATSTSVGNRKDEYGAFGHAAVGTEKFITLENNLIKVKISTKGGRVYSVELKDYKTYDDKPLILFKGDSNRFGLNFFSQNRSIETDNLYFTPSLDEDSLVVTGPKVPKGKQGRIGFNEEHPGDSKTLTMRVDAGNGKFIEYVYTLKYNSYMMDFNIRSQGLSQLTGQNAYMSFNWAIDVPRQEKKSKYGEDRYTTIYYKYHQDEVNSLSSSKSDSKDLTTAVKWIGFKQLFFSSILIADNSFTSAKIKNDKTEDNPNYLGHFSADVSIPVDNTQAQEVPMKMFFGPNQYNVLKQYKLQLDQELNLGWTVIGWVNKYIVIPAFDFLRRYINNFGIIILLLTIYIKLIISPFTYKSYLSQAKMRALKPEIDEIKAKYGKDKAMESQQATMALYKKAGVNPMGGCLPMLFQFPILIAMFRFFPVSIELRQQSFLWAHDLSSYDSVYHLPFTIPFYGDHVSLFCLLMTVTNVFYIKMNNEMNAGGTQQMPGMKTMMYLMPVMFLFIFNNYSAGLSLYYFLSLLLTFLQMFIFKKAIDEDKIRKQITAKQKKPAKKSKFQKRLEDMARQRGMEAPKK, encoded by the coding sequence ATGGATAGAAATACCATTCGCGGACTTGTTCTCATTTTTGTCATACTGATTGGATTCAGTTATTTTAATAAACCTTCCAGGGAAGAGGTTGATGCAGCAAAGCGTAAGCGTGACTCAATTGAACAGGTCCAGGCCGAACAACAACGAATAGCCGAACAGAAGGCAAAGGAAGTTACCGCTCCAAAAGAACAGGAAAAACCGGATTCTACCGTTGCAACTTCAACTTCCGTTGGAAATCGGAAAGATGAGTATGGTGCATTTGGCCATGCCGCTGTTGGAACAGAAAAGTTTATTACCCTGGAAAATAACCTGATAAAGGTGAAAATTTCGACAAAAGGGGGACGGGTTTATTCTGTAGAACTTAAGGATTATAAAACATACGACGATAAGCCGTTGATTCTCTTTAAAGGTGATAGTAACCGGTTCGGATTGAACTTTTTCTCACAGAATCGTAGCATCGAAACGGATAATTTGTATTTCACACCTTCTTTGGACGAAGATAGTTTGGTTGTTACCGGGCCAAAGGTCCCGAAAGGAAAACAGGGACGTATTGGATTTAATGAAGAGCATCCGGGCGACTCGAAAACGCTGACGATGCGTGTAGATGCCGGAAATGGCAAATTCATCGAATATGTTTATACCTTGAAGTATAATTCATATATGATGGATTTCAATATTCGTTCTCAGGGACTAAGTCAGTTGACGGGACAGAATGCCTACATGAGCTTTAATTGGGCCATCGATGTTCCCCGTCAGGAAAAGAAATCGAAATACGGTGAAGACCGGTACACCACCATTTATTATAAATACCATCAGGATGAAGTTAACAGCCTGAGCTCGTCTAAGTCGGATAGTAAAGATTTGACGACCGCTGTGAAATGGATTGGTTTCAAGCAGTTGTTTTTCTCTTCAATTTTGATAGCTGATAATAGTTTTACCAGCGCAAAAATCAAAAACGATAAGACCGAAGACAATCCTAACTACCTGGGGCACTTCTCAGCCGATGTATCGATTCCGGTTGACAATACACAGGCCCAGGAAGTTCCGATGAAAATGTTTTTTGGCCCGAACCAATACAATGTATTGAAGCAGTACAAGCTTCAGCTTGATCAGGAGTTGAATCTGGGATGGACAGTTATTGGCTGGGTGAACAAATATATTGTGATTCCGGCGTTTGATTTCCTTCGCAGGTACATCAACAATTTTGGAATCATCATCCTGTTGCTGACCATTTACATCAAGCTCATCATTTCTCCGTTTACTTACAAGTCGTACTTGTCGCAGGCGAAGATGCGCGCGTTGAAACCGGAAATTGACGAGATCAAGGCGAAGTATGGCAAAGATAAGGCGATGGAATCTCAGCAGGCTACCATGGCACTTTACAAGAAAGCCGGGGTGAATCCCATGGGAGGTTGTTTGCCCATGCTATTTCAGTTCCCGATTCTGATTGCGATGTTCCGGTTCTTCCCGGTATCCATCGAGTTGCGTCAGCAGAGTTTCTTGTGGGCACATGACCTTTCATCGTACGATTCCGTGTACCACTTGCCGTTTACCATCCCCTTCTATGGCGATCACGTTAGTTTGTTCTGTCTGTTGATGACTGTTACCAACGTCTTCTACATTAAAATGAATAACGAAATGAATGCGGGCGGAACACAACAGATGCCGGGAATGAAGACGATGATGTACCTGATGCCGGTGATGTTCCTGTTCATCTTTAACAACTACTCTGCGGGATTAAGTTTGTATTACTTCCTGTCGTTGTTGCTGACCTTCCTGCAGATGTTCATTTTCAAGAAAGCTATTGATGAAGATAAGATTCGGAAGCAGATTACAGCTAAGCAGAAAAAACCGGCGAAGAAGTCGAAATTCCAGAAACGTTTGGAAGATATGGCCCGCCAGCGTGGCATGGAAGCACCGAAGAAATAA
- a CDS encoding DUF3307 domain-containing protein: MILTLLFLQLTAHLAADFLLQSERWSLQKEKKIVSKIHIWHILIVFASAWLFSLQWAFWSAAFAIAILHFLTDMAKSFIRVKWNKDWFFIDQFIHVVIIIAIVWLYAQSGVNQIPAFINTQTAAIIFAYTLCVKPSNIIIRYIFRYFSIPAPVETNNENGGGLPNAGKLIGITERLLVLTLVLLQQYSVVGFIIAAKSILRFSDAQKTEYVLVGTLLSFGIAILMGVIVGYF, from the coding sequence ATGATACTAACCCTCTTGTTCCTGCAGCTTACGGCCCATCTGGCAGCCGATTTCCTTCTTCAAAGCGAACGCTGGAGTTTACAGAAAGAGAAAAAAATAGTCAGCAAGATTCACATCTGGCATATCCTCATCGTTTTTGCTTCGGCATGGCTTTTTTCATTGCAATGGGCTTTCTGGTCAGCCGCATTTGCCATTGCAATATTGCATTTTCTTACAGATATGGCGAAGAGCTTTATCAGGGTAAAGTGGAACAAAGATTGGTTTTTCATCGACCAATTTATTCATGTAGTGATTATCATCGCCATTGTGTGGCTGTATGCACAATCCGGTGTGAATCAAATCCCGGCATTCATCAATACCCAAACAGCTGCCATCATATTTGCTTACACCCTCTGTGTGAAACCATCGAACATCATCATCCGGTATATTTTTCGCTACTTCTCAATTCCGGCACCAGTAGAAACAAATAACGAAAATGGCGGTGGATTGCCCAATGCCGGCAAACTGATTGGCATTACCGAACGGTTATTGGTTCTGACGTTGGTACTATTGCAGCAATATTCAGTCGTGGGTTTCATCATTGCAGCCAAATCTATCTTGCGCTTTAGCGATGCGCAGAAAACCGAATATGTTCTTGTAGGAACCTTGCTGAGCTTTGGAATAGCCATTTTGATGGGCGTTATAGTAGGCTATTTCTAG